Part of the Rhizobium viscosum genome is shown below.
CGGCAAAGGACCAGATCACCGTTGATCAAGCCATGCAGAGCATCGCCGATGCAGCCAAGCAGGCGATGGCGCAATGACAACAGCCACCGCTGAAGGTGTCGCAGCCAAGCGTAGTGTCGGCCTCAACGCCGACACCATGCTCGGACTGCTGCTGGTGCTGCCGATCCTGGTGACGATGGCAGCTCTGGTCTTCTATCCGATGGGACGTACGGTCTGGGACTCGCTGCACCGGGTCAATCCGATGCAGGCCGGAACGCCCTTTGTCGGACTGGAAAATTACACGCGCATGCTCTCGGACGGACAGTTGGCGACGACCTGGACGAATACCCTCATCTACGTCGTGCTCGCCGTCGCTGCCGAAACCATCTTCGGCGTGCTTGCTGCAGCGCTCATCAACCAAGTGAAGGTCGGGCGGCAATGGGTACTGGCGGCCGTCATCCTGCCCTGGGCGCTCCCCGGTGTCGTCAATTCCGTTATCTGGTTGTGGATCTATCAGCCGGGTGCCGGCCTGTTGAACGGCATTCTCGTTGCACTCGGCCTGCCCTTCGAAAACCATGTCTGGTTCAATGACCGGACGAGCGCGATCATCGCCGTGACCGTCGTGCATGTCTGGCGCATGATGCCGCTGACGATCGTCATTGTGCTGGCCGCCATGCAGAGCATTCCGGCGCATCTCTACGAGGCTGCCCGTATCGATGGCGCGACCCGCGTGCAGATGTTCAGCCTGGTCACGCTTCCGCTCGTGCGCAGCGCCATCGCCGTTGCCATGACAAATGCGACCGTCAACGCTTTCAACCTCTTCGACGAGGCCTGGGTGCTTGCCGGATCGAGCCTCGAAACACGGCCGATCCTCGTGCAGATCTATCTCGAGACCTTCCAGAACCTTCGCTTCTCCTACGGCATGGCGCTGTCTGTCGTCATCACGCTGGTGTCGCTGCTGGTTTCGCTGGTCTACGTCCTCCGCGTCTATCGCAACACACGGTTCGACTGATGAAACCAACCATTCTCTATCGCCTGATGATATGGACGGGTCTTGCTTTGCTGCTGATCTGGTCGCTCGGCCCGATCTATTGGACGCTCGCAAGTTCCGTGACGCCGACGGAGGATTTCTCCACGCGGCCGATCCATTTCTTCCCGCAGCATTTCACGCTCGACCACTATTCGCGCCTGCTCGGCATCAACATTTCCCGGATCGGCGGGGTGGAGGTGTGGAAGCAATTCCGTGCAGCGCTGCTCAACAGCGTAATCACATCTGCTGCCGCCACGGCTCTCTGCGTCGCAATCTCTGCACTCGGTGCCTATGCCTTCACCAGGATGCGCTTTCCGGGCCGTCACATTCTATTCGGCGCTGTCGTTGCGACGCTCGCCATCCCTGCCTATGCAGTGCTGATCCCACTCTATCAGATCATGATCAAGATGCATCTGGTCGACACCTATACCGGCGTGTCGCTGATCTACGTCTCGGCCTATCTGCCGCTCTCCCTTTGGCTGCTGCGCAGCGTCTTCGAGCAGCTTCCGATCGCACTCGAAGAGGCTGCACAGCTCGATGGCGCAGGCCGCCTCTTCATCTTCTTCAACATCGTGCTGCCGCTCGCCGGACCCGGCCTGACGGCGGCCGCCATCCTCACCTTCCTGGGGGCCTGGGGCCAATACCTCGTCCCCCTCATCTTCTCACCGCAGGCTACGAAACCCCTGACGGTTCTCATTCCCGAATTCGTCACCAAGAACTTCATCGACTACGGGCTGATCACGGCAAGCGGATCGATTGCGATCGTCATCCCTGCCCTCGTCGTCATCTTTCTCAACCGGTACCTCGTCAGCGGTCTGCTGGCTGGTTCGGTCAAATAATCGGAGACATCATGAACACGACCGAAAAGGTAATCTTCGAGCAGTTCCCCTATTGGGAAAAAGCCATCGGATCGAATACGGCAAGCGGCAAGGCGGATGACCTCCTCGTCTTCGTCGGCTGCGGCACCTCCTTCAACCTCGCTTTGTCTCTGGCCGCCTATGCCAACAGCCTGAGGCGCAAGGCAATCGCCGTCCCGGGGGCGGAATGGCTGAACCGGCCTTCTTACTTCTGGCCGGAATGGCAGAAAACCCATGTGGTCGCGCTTTCGCGCAGCGGCGAAACGACGGAAACGGTCGCTGCGGCCAAGGCAAGCCGCGCTGCCGGCGCGTTCGTCACTGCCGTCACGGTCGAGCCCGAAAGCGCGCTTGCCAGGAATTGCGACCAGCTGATCTGCTCGCCAACCCATCCGGACGAAGGCATCGTCATGACAGTGTCGGCGAGCCTCATGGTCTTGCTCAGCCTGCAGACGATCGGCCAGACCGTGCCGGCTTCGATCGTCGCATCGGCACGGCAGCTTGCGAACACGCTTGATGCCGCCCTGCCCGATATCATCAAGGACCGTTCGCACTTCGTCTTTCTCGGCGGCGGACCGCTTTTCGGCATCGCGCTTGAAGGCGCATTGAAGTTGATGGAGATGAGCCAGCTCATGACGCAGGCTTTCCATCCGCTCGAATACCGCCATGGGCCGATCAGCCTCGTCGATGAGAAGACGGCGGTTATCGTGCTCTACAGTCCGGACCAGAGAGAAGCCGAGGCCAAGCTGGTTGGCGAGCTGCGCGAAAAAGGCGCTGTTGTCATCGGCTTCGGCGGCCCTGGCGATCTGGAGCTTACTGTTGATGTCGACCTGTCGCTCGCCGGGCTCACCGTTCTGCCGGCGCTGCAGATCCTCGGCGAACGTGCCGCTCAGGCACGCCACATCGATACGGTTTCACCGCGTCATCTCACTAAAGTTGTCACACTCGCATGAGCGCGGCGGTCGATCGAAATCGCCAGATTGCCCTGGCGAAACTATTCGGGGACAGAGGGCTGCCCCTGCCCCGCGGTATCACATCCGTTTGCTCTGCCCATCCCCTGGTCATCGAAGCAACATTGCGACGTGCCGCCCGACAGAGCGACGTCGTCCTGATCGAGGCGACCTGTAATCAGGTCAATCAAGAGGGCGGCTATACCGGTATGACGCCGGCGGATTTCCGCGCCTTCATCGAACGAATTGCGGCAAGCGTCGGCTTTCCTGCCGCGCGCATCATTCTCGGCGGCGACCATCTCGGCCCGAACCCGTGGCGGAAACTCAGCGCTGACGATGCCATGGCACGCGCCGAAGCCATGGTAACAGCATATGTGGAAGCCGGCTTCGAAAAGCTGCATCTCGACACATCAATGGGCTGCGCCGGGGAACCTGTGGCCCTTGCCAATGAATTGACGGCAGCAAGAGCCGCGCGGCTGGCACGGGCCGCCGAAGAGGCCACCCGCCGCAGCGGCCGTCGCCCGCCGGTCTATATCATCGGCACGGAAGTGCCGCCGCCGGGTGGCGCCACACATGCCCTGGACGAGCTCGAGGTCACGCGGCGGGAAGCCGCAGTAAGGACGCTCGATGTTCATCGCGAGGCTTTTACCCAGGCTGGGGTCGGTTCCGCACTGGAGCGGGTAATCGCCATCGTCGTTCAGCCGGGTGTGGAATTCGGCAATGCCAATGTCGCGCTCTACAAGCCCGAGCGGGCACAGGAGCTGATCTCCGCGCTCGACGAGATGAACGGTCTGCTCTTCGAAGCCCACTCCACCGACTACCAGCCGGCAGACCTGCTGGCTTCTCTGGTCGACGGCGGATTTTCTATCCTTAAAGTCGGGCCGGGCCTGACCTTTGCATTGCGCGAGGCGCTCTACGGCCTCGATGCGATCGCCGACACGCTCTCAGGCGGCAAGGAAGCCCGCGGGCTAGCAACGACGATGGAAGAGATCATGCTTGGCAAGCCTGGACATTGGGCCGGTCACTATGGCGGTACGGCAGATGAGCAGCGCCTGCAGCGACATTTCAGTTACAGCGACCGCATCCGCTATTATTGGCCGGACGCGCGCGCTGCCGGGGCGGTCGACAATCTGCTCGCGCAGTTGCCCGACGAGATCCCGGAAACGCTGATCAGCCAGCATCTTGCCCGTCTCTATCCCGATGTGGTCGAGAAACGCCTGGCGCCCAAGGCTCGCGATCTTTGCCTTGCCGCCATTGATGCAGCCCTCGCACCCTACGCCACCGCGACAGCGCCTCGGTAGCAGGCATGTCACATGTCGCTCTCAGGGGCGATCGCAGATCCGAAATCAGATTTCAGCCGGAGACAGTTATGGCGTCCGTAAACGTGGCGAATGTCCGCAAGAACTATGGTCACTTCGAAGTGTTGCACGGTGTCGACATCGATATCCGCGACGGAGAATTCGTCATCCTCGTCGGCCCCTCCGGCTGT
Proteins encoded:
- a CDS encoding D-tagatose-bisphosphate aldolase, class II, non-catalytic subunit, producing the protein MSAAVDRNRQIALAKLFGDRGLPLPRGITSVCSAHPLVIEATLRRAARQSDVVLIEATCNQVNQEGGYTGMTPADFRAFIERIAASVGFPAARIILGGDHLGPNPWRKLSADDAMARAEAMVTAYVEAGFEKLHLDTSMGCAGEPVALANELTAARAARLARAAEEATRRSGRRPPVYIIGTEVPPPGGATHALDELEVTRREAAVRTLDVHREAFTQAGVGSALERVIAIVVQPGVEFGNANVALYKPERAQELISALDEMNGLLFEAHSTDYQPADLLASLVDGGFSILKVGPGLTFALREALYGLDAIADTLSGGKEARGLATTMEEIMLGKPGHWAGHYGGTADEQRLQRHFSYSDRIRYYWPDARAAGAVDNLLAQLPDEIPETLISQHLARLYPDVVEKRLAPKARDLCLAAIDAALAPYATATAPR
- a CDS encoding carbohydrate ABC transporter permease, which codes for MKPTILYRLMIWTGLALLLIWSLGPIYWTLASSVTPTEDFSTRPIHFFPQHFTLDHYSRLLGINISRIGGVEVWKQFRAALLNSVITSAAATALCVAISALGAYAFTRMRFPGRHILFGAVVATLAIPAYAVLIPLYQIMIKMHLVDTYTGVSLIYVSAYLPLSLWLLRSVFEQLPIALEEAAQLDGAGRLFIFFNIVLPLAGPGLTAAAILTFLGAWGQYLVPLIFSPQATKPLTVLIPEFVTKNFIDYGLITASGSIAIVIPALVVIFLNRYLVSGLLAGSVK
- a CDS encoding carbohydrate ABC transporter permease, with amino-acid sequence MTTATAEGVAAKRSVGLNADTMLGLLLVLPILVTMAALVFYPMGRTVWDSLHRVNPMQAGTPFVGLENYTRMLSDGQLATTWTNTLIYVVLAVAAETIFGVLAAALINQVKVGRQWVLAAVILPWALPGVVNSVIWLWIYQPGAGLLNGILVALGLPFENHVWFNDRTSAIIAVTVVHVWRMMPLTIVIVLAAMQSIPAHLYEAARIDGATRVQMFSLVTLPLVRSAIAVAMTNATVNAFNLFDEAWVLAGSSLETRPILVQIYLETFQNLRFSYGMALSVVITLVSLLVSLVYVLRVYRNTRFD
- a CDS encoding SIS domain-containing protein, yielding MNTTEKVIFEQFPYWEKAIGSNTASGKADDLLVFVGCGTSFNLALSLAAYANSLRRKAIAVPGAEWLNRPSYFWPEWQKTHVVALSRSGETTETVAAAKASRAAGAFVTAVTVEPESALARNCDQLICSPTHPDEGIVMTVSASLMVLLSLQTIGQTVPASIVASARQLANTLDAALPDIIKDRSHFVFLGGGPLFGIALEGALKLMEMSQLMTQAFHPLEYRHGPISLVDEKTAVIVLYSPDQREAEAKLVGELREKGAVVIGFGGPGDLELTVDVDLSLAGLTVLPALQILGERAAQARHIDTVSPRHLTKVVTLA